Proteins found in one Stigmatopora nigra isolate UIUO_SnigA chromosome 15, RoL_Snig_1.1, whole genome shotgun sequence genomic segment:
- the LOC144208797 gene encoding Na(+)/H(+) exchange regulatory cofactor NHE-RF2 produces the protein MANEKKPRLCVMAKGDQGYGFHLHGEKGKTGQFIRRVEPGSAAEAAGLRAGDRLVAVNGVNVDRETHGQVVQRIKAKDNETRLLVVDQQTYEYLRNLRLTATEEMAIPGEEPPPPFFPPDPPCPAPTSLPSSPGKNKHEDGRNGSGMLQSMLQRSKSHQVPKHTKRLPSLAVRKEVSVRAVAPTQAQSRLHGDPSELAPRLCHLVRSETGYGFNLHSHRSRPGQYIRSLDTGSPADQAGLRPQDRIIEVNGVNIEGMRHSEVVAFIKKGGDETWLLVVDPDADEYFKIKGIIPTARHVKDYDGPSISNGSHSPLMNGSSTSHSIRSVTSDHSNHGNGFSDPFAAIGLSATAAEEKRKLHAKEKRRAPHMDWMKKYELFSNF, from the exons ATGGCGAATGAGAAGAAACCACGACTATGTGTGATGGCCAAAGGAGATCAAGGCTATGGCTTTCACTTGCATGGAGAGAAGGGAAAGACTGGACAGTTTATCCGCAGAGTGGAACCCGGCTCTGCAGCAGAAGCGGCTGGTTTGCGCGCGGGGGACCGTTTGGTTGCGGTCAATGGCGTCAATGTGGACAGAGAGACGCACGGGCAG GTAGTACAGCGGATCAAAGCCAAGGACAACGAGACCAGGTTACTGGTCGTGGATCAGCAGACGTACGAATATTTGCGCAATTTACGCCTGACGGCCACAGAAGAGATGGCCATTCCCGGGGAAGAGCCGCCTCCCCCTTTCTTTCCTCCGGACCCCCCTTGCCCTGCACCGACCTCACTCCCGTCCTCCCCTGGCAAGAACAAGCATGAGGATGGGAGGAATGGTTCTGGGATGCTGCAGTCAATGCTGCAGAGGAGTAAGAGCCATCAAGTACCCAAACATACTAAAAGATTACCATCTTTAGCTGTCAGGAAG GAGGTTTCCGTGCGGGCCGTAGCCCCCACTCAGGCCCAATCCCGACTCCACGGTGACCCATCGGAGCTGGCGCCACGCCTTTGCCACCTCGTGCGCTCGGAGACGGGCTACGGATTCAACCTTCACAGTCACCGGTCCAGGCCGGGTCAGTACATCCGATCGTTGGACACGGGTTCGCCTGCAGACCAAGCTGGGCTTCGACCTCAGGATCGAATCATTGAG GTAAACGGCGTAAACATCGAAGGCATGCGGCACTCTGAAGTGGTGGCCTTCATTAAAAAAGGAGGTGATGAAACATGGCTTCTAGTGGTGGACCCAGATGCAGATGagtacttcaaaataaaaggcatcaTCCCCACTGCCAGACATGTCAAAG ATTACGACGGTCCCTCCATCTCCAACGGCTCCCACAGCCCCCTCATGAACGGCAGTTCCACCTCCCATTCCATCAGATCCGTGACCTCGGACCACAGTAACCACGGCAACGGTTTCTCGGACCCATTCGCCGCCATCGGTCTGAGTGCGACAGCAGCCGAGGAAAAGCGCAAACTCCACGCCAAAGAAAAGAGGCGGGCACCACATATGGATTGGATGAAGAAATATGAACTCTTTAGTAATTTCTGA
- the LOC144208796 gene encoding somatostatin receptor type 5-like — protein MADYNLTSLSSEMDESFLHPHITGHNSNMSNGSEPPSFRMITAVVYSIVFIVGLLGNSLAIFVLIRYAKMKTVTNIYILHLAVADELYILGIPFLATNSVLYYWPYGDFFCKACMTADAMSQFMSTFCLTVMSIDRYLAVVHPIRSGTWRRPQVAMILSGMLWLVSFLVVMPVTIYSHVQESLNTCNITWPEMQPWWSVVFILYTSILGFFGPLLVISICYLLIVIKVRSAGVRAGVTKRRKSERKVTRMVVIIVLVFVICWMPFFTTNIVNLVYIIPENDATASVYFFLVTLTYVNSCANPILYGFLSDKFRQSFQRVLCFHKTKGVPTIANQREARLTTPQEAPMDNHEPLFLSSNPNHNGYTQNIQSIQMEGAGKLDEMLPASI, from the exons ATGGCGGACTACAATCTAACATCACTGTCCTCGGAAATGGACGAATCATTCCTCCATCCCCACATAACGGGCCACAACTCCAACATGTCTAACGGGAGCGAACCGCCATCTTTCCGTATGATAACAGCAGTCGTCTACAGCATCGTCTTCATTGTGGGTCTCCTGGGAAATTCCCTGGCCATTTTCGTGTTGATCCGCTACGCCAAAATGAAGACAGTCACCAACATATACATCCTCCATTTAGCTGTAGCGGATGAACTTTACATCCTGGGAATCCCCTTCCTGGCCACCAATAGTGTTCTTTACTACTGGCCCTATGGCGACTTCTTCTGTAAGGCGTGTATGACGGCCGACGCCATGAGTCAGTTCATGTCGACCTTTTGCCTGACGGTGATGAGCATCGATCGCTATCTGGCGGTGGTTCATCCCATTCGTAGCGGCACGTGGAGGAGGCCCCAGGTGGCCATGATTCTAAGTGGAATGCTGTGGTTGGTGTCATTTCTGGTGGTGATGCCAGTCACTATCTACTCACATGTGCAGGAGAGCCTCAACACTTGCAATATCACCTGGCCTGAGATGCAACCTTGGTGGTCCGTCGTTTTTATCCTCTACACTTCTATCCTGGGCTTCTTCGGACCACTGTTGGTCATCAGCATCTGTTATTTGCTCATTGTTATCAAG GTGAGGTCAGCAGGCGTACGTGCAGGCGTGACCAAGCGACGGAAGTCGGAGCGTAAAGTGACACGCATGgtagtgatcattgttttggtcTTTGTCATTTGCTGGATGCCATTCTTCACCACCAATATTGTCAATCTGGTATACATCATCCCGGAAAATGATGCCACAGCTTCAGTCTACTTCTTCTTAGTCACTCTCACTTATGTGAACTCCTGCGCCAACCCAATCCTCTACGGTTTTCTCTCGGATAAATTCAGACAGAGTTTCCAAAGGGTTCTCTGTTTCCACAAAACTAAAGGGGTTCCCACTATTGCCAACCAGAGGGAGGCTAGACTTACTACACCCCAGGAAGCACCAATGGATAACCATGAGCCTCTGTTCCTATCCAGTAATCCCAACCACAATGGCTATACACAAAACATCCAG AGCATCCAGATGGAGGGTGCTGGAAAACTGGATGAAATGTTACCTGCTTCTATTTAA
- the LOC144208892 gene encoding myeloid-associated differentiation marker homolog has protein sequence MVDLHVITQPLSILRVIIAILVCTTFSLVASAGYFPSPYWAWCMFTWCFCCFFTLLIVILEFTTLNTKLPFAWDDFTTAFSMLASVMCLTASIVYPTFFACNICYRQIGASVLAVLCCAAYFLEVDLIRKQRAGEIRGFLSTYAGMMKMMETFVACLIFTSLEASHYTKYSGLQWCVAVYSLCFILALLIILLTVGQLTTLLPYSEKMVIAYNLVAAIMYLTAMVIWPIYSFKNNKRPSDCGYLCSWDKVVMVTMMTIFNFCVYVADSIYSLWLVYHVRTE, from the coding sequence ATGGTGGACCTTCACGTTATCACCCAGCCATTGAGCATCCTACGAGTGATAATCGCCATTCTAGTGTGCACAACTTTTAGCTTGGTGGCATCAGCGGGGTACTTCCCATCTCCTTACTGGGCCTGGTGTATGTTCACCTGGTGCTTTTGTTGCTTCTTCACTCTCCTAATCGTCATCCTGGAATTCACCACCCTAAACACTAAACTGCCATTTGCCTGGGATGACTTCACCACAGCTTTTTCCATGCTGGCAAGCGTCATGTGCTTGACTGCGAGCATCGTCTACCCGACATTTTTCGCTTGCAATATATGCTACCGACAAATCGGCGCTTCTGTGTTGGCCGTGTTATGTTGTGCAGCGTATTTTCTAGAAGTGGATTTAATTCGCAAACAACGGGCTGGAGAAATACGTGGATTCCTCTCTACATATGCTGgtatgatgaagatgatggaaACGTTTGTTGCCTGTCTTATCTTCACCTCTTTGGAGGCTAGTCATTATACAAAATACTCTGGACTACAATGGTGTGTGGCTGTGTATTCTTTGTGCTTTATTTTAGCTTTGCTCATTATTCTGCTCACTGTTGGACAGTTGACTACATTATTGCCCTACTCTGAGAAAATGGTCATTGCTTATAACCTTGTAGCAGCAATTATGTACTTAACAGCTATGGTGATCTGGCCAATCTATAGctttaaaaacaataagagACCATCAGATTGTGGCTATTTGTGTTCATGGGACAAGGTGGTGATGGTCACCATGATGACAATTTTTAACTTTTGCGTATATGTTGCAGACTCAATTTACTCTTTATGGCTTGTATATCATGTTAGAACtgagtaa